The Malus domestica chromosome 10, GDT2T_hap1 nucleotide sequence AACTTTATGAAATGGTCAATACTCATGCCCTTCTCATTGTCCAACATTTCTAGAAACGCAGTCATTTTTCTTTCCTGAAAGTGACATTTTGTCTCTTCAACAGAAAATTCGTACCAAATGGTAGTAATTAAAACCGAAATTTTATCCAACACAAAATTTTATGGCTTCTAGAAAATAATCTATTTCAGATTCATctgataattattttgtttttttatgtgTGAGATTGAAAATTTTATGACAATTAGAAAATAATCTAATTAGGATTTGTCATGATAACtacttcatttcttttttttgttttttttttgtgtgagatagaaaaaaataaaaataaaaataaaaataaaaatatatatatatatatataagagagaaagagaggtggTAGGAAGGAAGAGGAATGAATAAAAGAGAttacatgaaaataaaaacttgaatgtGAGAAAAAAATTGctcttcattttttgttttaattttatttagttAATCATTCACTATCCTCCCCTTCACTCTTCATTTCTCATTTCTTTCACatacattttcttttttatttataataaatataaaaaaataagacTTGTAAACGAAAGGTGAAGGGAGGATGGTGAATGATAAGAGTTAAACAAACTTTTTTTTCACCATCCTCCCTTCACCCTTCAAATCCCACCAAGTTGTTCAAAGTCCAAAAGGTGTTGCAATCCATGTAGAGTCCGTCTGTATCAAAAATTTCTTCCATGAGTACGTTTCGTGGTGGGGCAAAAAATTATTCTTTACATAAATTTGtggataaaacaaaatattaataataattcaaagaCTACTTGAGCAAGCATTCAGTCGTGCTTTTGGCAAACCTTTGTTCTGCAATAATGCAGTTGGTGAAACGTCTGCTAAATGTTTTAGTTCTTCATCTCCTCCTTGTCCGGCTCTGCTCTTCCTTGGACACCATAAAATTTGATCAACCTGTTGGAGACGGTGATTTCTTGGTGTCCAAGAATGAGACCTTTGTCTTGGGGTTCTTTAGTCCCGGGACATCTACCAACCGCTATGTTGGAATTTGGTACAAGTTTTCAGAAGACAGGGTTGTGTGGGTGGCCAACAGAGATAATCCCATCAATGGCAGCTCAGGAGTTCTCTCAATGGGTTCTGATGGAAACCTAGTGCTGCTAGCCAATACTAGCCAAGGCCTTGTTCGTCTGTGGTCAACGAATGTTTTGATATCATCAGCACGCAACGATAATATTTTTGCCCAAATCCTTGATTCGGGAAGCCTTGTTTTGGCTCAACAAGGCAGCCAGGATGTTTTTTGGCAGAGCACTGATCACCCTACACATATTCTTCTTTCAAATATGAAAATCGGGTTGGACAGGAGAAGTGGCATCAACCGGTTCCTCATGTGTTGGAAATCGGACAATGATCCAGGGACAGGGAATGTTTCGTTGAGAATGGACCTGAATGGATCGCCTCAGTTGATCTTGTACAAGAATGAGGCTAAGTGGTGGAGGTCAGGACATTGGAACGGGATTCAATGGGGCGGCATACCTGCCGTGCAGCGGAACGTTGTGTTTAAGATCAATTTTGTGAACAACAAAGATGAAATTGCTGTGCAGTGGACTGTTCTCGACCCTTCAATTTACTCGGTGATCACAATAGATGGGATGGGAACACTCAACCAGCTAGCATGGCAGGGGCAACAGCACCAGTGGGTTTCGCTTTGGTCAGCGCCATTGGATGCCTGTGACAGCTATGGCAAGTGTGGTCAGTTTGGCAATTGCAATCCCTACACTAACAGTGGGTTCAACTGCACATGCTACCCCGGGTATGAACCAACCTCACCGCAGGATTGGGATTTGAGAGACGGAACAGGTGGGTGCAAGAGGCAGAAGGGGTCGCCGTCCATGTGCAGGAACGGCGAGGGATTTGTGAAGATGAAAAATGTAAAGGTTCCAGACACGTCCTCCATAAAATTGGAGACGAATTTGAGCTTGGAAGCGTGCGAGGTGGAGTGCTTGAGGAACTGCTCGTGCTTAGCGTATGCGAGTGCAGATGTGAGGAATGGAGGTACTGGATGCATGACATGGTATAAAGATTTGATGGATACTAAGCAGTTCACAGAAGGCGGGCAAGATTTGTACATTCGCGCAGATGCAGTAGTTTTTGGTACCTTATCTTTCAAGAAATTGCGTCAGCTACATGTCTCAACTTCATACCATTGATGGCACTAgtgaatatattttttcttcttttttccagCTCAGTATAAAAAGAAGTCAGGAGCAGGGTTTTCTTCCGGAAAAAGGCGACTGGCTATTATATTAGGAGCGTCAATTTCTGTCGCCTCATTGCTCATCCTCGCAGTTTTATGTTGGTTCAGGAAAAGAAGCAGGAAAGGTATGCGAAAAATTTCCCCTTCTTTCGTTTCGTAATTTTGTTTTACAGCTTTATTTCAGCTTAAGTTTCATTTTGTTCGTCTTGAAATTTTTATAACCTGAAATTTCAATGGAATGGAAACAGAAAGAGGAGGACAACCTGAACTGCTGAATGATCCCGCTGCTTTTGGTTCACGAAGCTATGAAGATTTGCCAATAAGAAAAGAGGTTGATGAACACAGAGGAAAAACAGATTTACCTTTTTTCGATTTAACCACCGTGGTTGCAGCCACAGAAAATTTCTCTTTTGCTAATATGCTTGGACATGGTGGCTTCGGCATGGTATATAAGGTACTTTCCCAGAACCATTCTGTGTAACTCAGCATTGTGtgacttaaaaataaaatgtgaaGTACGCATCTTGTACTTTGTTTACGAACATACCAATACATAAGCTCTGTGACGTTGAGGCGGATAAGATAGAATTGTATGTAAACTTTATATTGATCTGAAGTTTGTCGTTAAGATTTTTGAGTCTGCATCACCATTTCAGGGAAATCTAGCTGATGGACAGGAAATAGCTGTCAAAAGATTATCGAGAAATTCAGGACAAGGTGTAGacgaattcaagaatgaagtcaTGCTTATAGCAAAACTCCAGCATAGAAACCTTGTGAGGCTTTTGGGTTGCTGCATAGATAAAGAAGAGAGGATGTTAATCTACGAATACATGCCGAATCGCAGCTTGGACTTATTCATTTTTGGTATGCGATCTCTACATACGCTAATAAATACTTTCGTCACTTAACTTGTATCTAACTAATAGGCGCTTTTATGTGTTGTGTTCAGATAAAAACAGAAAGTCGTCGTTAGACTGGAGAAAGCGATTTCAAATTATCATTGGGATTGCTCGAGGCGTCctatatcttcatcaagattcgAGACTAAAAATAATTCACAGGGATTTGAAAGCAAGCAATGTTTTACTGGATGGTTCAATGAACCCAAAAATATCAGATTTTGGCATGGCAAGAATGTTCGGGGATGACCAGATTGAAGCCAACACGAATAGAGTTGTTGGCACCTAGTAATTCTCTTCTCTCCCTTGAAATAAAACTCAAGTAGAGCCGATATTTTTTTTGTACTCATATTGTGTCATTGCAGTGGTTACATGTCACCGGAGTATGCTATGGATGGGCTATATTCCACAAAATCTGATGTGTTTAGCTTCGGAGTCTTGGCACTAGAGATCATTAGCGGCAGGAAGAACAATTTCCAATTTGAAAACCCCTCTCTGAATTTGGTTGGACAAGTAAGTAAATAGATAATATCTTGGATGATGAATTTAACTTTTCAATAGTCCATCCATCTAAACATTTAAGCCCAAATGGTTTCAGATATGGGACTTGTGGACAGAAGGAAAAGTCTTGGACATAGTTGATTTATCACTGAACGAGTCATATTCGACTCATGAAGTTATGAGATGCATTCAGATTGGGCTCTTGTGCGTGCAAGAATACGCAACAGACCGACCGACCATGTTAGATGTTGTGTTCATGCTAGGGAACGAAACGACTCTTCCACATCCCAAAAAGGCAGCGTTTAGCTTCAAAAACAGCTGTCCGGATTGTTCAACTTCTAGGGGAGCTTCTTCTGTAAATGATGTAACAGTCACAGTTATTGAAGCTCGTTGAGTTTGCATTTTTCAGGTCCTTGTAGAGATTTTGCATTACGTTCTTAAGTCTTTCTACTCAAATCGAGATTTCTTTGTACATGAAGATTCAAATTCAAATCCTAGAATCTAAACGGGCCTAAATGTTTAAATTTTAGATCAACCATGAAGACGTGGTAAGCAAAGTAACAAATTGAAattctcagtttttttttaattaaaacaataatGTCATATCCTCCAACATTGCATGGAAAAAGACATTATTGTGAATATATATTGAAGAACAAAAGTAAAGATATAAAAATATAGAGGGACATAAAGCCAAACCCTAACAAGAAGTAGAAAATTAttagaaacaaaaaatcaattaaaagaaCTTGTAATAGAAACGAAAAATTAGAAGCTCCGAAGGATTATGAACAAAAGCCGCAACTGCACACAGCGGACAAGAATCCCACAAATGAACCCCGGCATGATCAACATCATAGTTTGCCAAACAATCTGCCCCTTATTTCCTTCGCGATAAATGTAAGAAAACCGAATATGCATGGAAGATAGGATGGTACAACAATTTGCCCAATCAACCGATAAACGCTAAGGCACCTGATAAGATccattagaaagattgaaattcttACTTGTAAACATGAAGACTTGCTAAGCTAGTAACaagttttagtttaattttaacttttttcaaaaactgaaaCTAAAAATTTTTGGTAACCAATTTTaattcttattaaaaaaaaatctaaaatcgAGCCATTTTGAAATCACTCTAACTCAATTTCATTTTTCAGTTTTCGGATTCATTTATTTTTGCTCTCCTTTCGTATCCATCAATTCTATGTCACAAAACATACATTGCAATCCAACCTCAAAATCATCAACCGTAATGATATGCCCGAGATGGTAGAGCTGCATATGTGaatattgtggatgcaaatttcttcctccttgatcttggacaattttgcacctacaaaacaattaacaccttaggttaaggccaagattctcacgcgcccacgatgaaggggggggggctttggccgaagaacctctgatgccaaagttagaatttagagagaaagagtgtttagagaattttgggatttttgctgAAGTGTTGGaatgagtttttggtgaaaataggaaCCTATTTATAGGGTTAGGCTTGTccattttttgagaagaaatggccggccttaatgGGGATTTTTAGGTtgaaattttggtttaattagccaatttattggctaattaacccTAAAGGAATAAATTGGTGGTTACCAAATTGATTAATTTGCATAAATGGGATAATAAAGAGGGAAAAATGGAAAAAGGTAAAGAGAAAGGATGGTGACCGGTTTTGACTAactttagggttgaattggatgtattttgtggttaattgggtgataaatttggtgattaatgaattaattaggaattaattcattaattagccaattaatctctaTTTTATGGGATAACTTataggttatgaagtaattacctataatgaggatggatgagataaattggaattggttaccttttttggagcatttttgacttggttgaggacGATTGTTCGccgctcgcgcgtaggaatctcggtatgcctcaagggtatttttgtcctcttttacccaaaaatccacgtgtcgccttgtgattatttttggctccacaaatgcccccacacctgttgggctgctcgcaggaaagggcagcaggtgtagagatttccTTGcttttaggaaacttaggactgcttcctgtTTTGATGTAGGTTCTCTCTTTAAtaagaaattagatccttctaggaaatggaaataaatttctctcaaagcctatttaagtccaccttaagtgggttgttaaatcaactttggagagtgatttattctaccctacaagagagagagagcttagaggatatttgttccccctcctctagcaatcttccaCATcctgcccgtgcaaaggaccgtctttcgttgatttcttcgtattctccgtgccgcaccgatgtaagaaaaattaattttttcttgtcttcttcttggatagtgctattgtgGGGCagtcgtcggggtggtgcggcacatcGGCTAGTaagggccaggagtcggctcggcatgggccgatgaggcatcatggcagggaccactgctttaagctgcttgacttggctagaaccaaaGGCAGCTTGTGTGACTGGGGCCTCtgattgtggcgctggggcgcaATGTTAGGCaagtcacatggctcatgtccttttagGCTTTTGGACATGACGCGAGCTAGGCCGATGAttaagagaaatgaagaggttgcggACCTCATGAGATGCTgaaatgttgggttgaactcccctACTAAGTACCACGAATGACGTTGGCTACTTTAATTCTCttcgtcaggagaaacgtgggctgcTCCTAAAATATGAGGTGAATAGGATCAaagcggatgcattggctcgtccaatcattgttgtggatcctgctgcaagtgaaAGTGGGAAAAGGGATCTTCTCtgcttgctcaagagatgctggctgagaaaaaaaccaaagacttctttcgctgcTCGCGCTGGTTCGCCGACTGCCTccaggcttgtgattgacttgactttttccaaagggacgaaaaatgaggctgctagatctgagcatgtggcgcctgccatgtcaagaatggctagtacgattgctgataggattgttcGGCATAAAGGTCTTGCCATGCCCTTAGTGCTGAATTTTGTACCAAGACGtctgttgggagctaagtctggttcacctttggagaggcttgctattataaaaagcgataaggtggactctactgctaaagtggcgccaaggccCATTCCTTATGCTGCTGAAACTGATTCGCCTGTTGGGAATGAGGAGACTGCTCGCGTAgtcagctgtgagaaatccactaagcctgcttaTGGGGAGGCTGCTGAAatctatgtgcttttgaaaccagattTCTTGAAAACATGGACGCTTGTGCCAAATTTGTTGATGGCGTTAGAAAGGTGTTTGCCCAAGCTCGTTTGCGAAACATACGGCCCAATATAGAAGaactgctttgcttgctatgatACAGGTATAGCAAGGCTGCTAAGGAGATGGCAAATACTATGGCAGAttctgagctcgttgctttgaaggggtttaatatttctgcccccacttctttgTAGCTTGAGACAGCTCGCcaagagatcgttgacttgaagactaagcTTGACGCGATCTAAGTTAagcatgaaagtgcagagaatgaGATCGGATGTCACataccttagattcaagatcttaagtttgcagtttctgagcttcgtttcgctgcttatgctaagaagggagtggatgagctgcagcgcatCCGTGTTagtttgtttttacttttaaggcttccattgatgaagtagttggagaagttagtggccaggctggggcagccgggggtgaagcgccggatgatgccgctgctaagagcgttacggctgctgaaggtgtggcgaccgagtagtcgtgggatgtccaagctgctatagtgtagtattctaggtagcctttaggattttctttgtttttccttgtagctcttgttttgcttgaactcttttggcctttgctagttgtttataaacatgttttccttcatttttcttcatcttcgcttcttttgttcatgccctaacctttagacttgatagaccagtggcaggcatgctacttttttataagcaaacAAGCTcgtgtagcctatgcagccgtaggtgttggtgtagaactttgcaaagttgttagccatagggttggcagccggatgccttacttacagaagcagacaagtccgcgtaaccactaggctgttaaccttaactttcttcaattccgtaggttgcgtagcaagtatcacaacactttaggacttggtgtaggttgttccacgcttggcagaggtgaagcttatcgactacgtagcatgtcggcagtggataaaacttcgtatatacgcgctagcttgtttaacttttcataagaatgtgcggttgtataaatttagtgcggctttactgctcgaagggcaagccgtaggcagttttCCGGAAtctgtaggctaccttagtgcactcggtagcagctttagggttctagGGCAGCTGTCTAtagggcgtactgcgtaatgtgccccctccgtctctagggcccggttccccgcggattaggccaagagacccaaaatccttcagttagttaagccttgaaaaagactattgtggctacttctaggaatctcggcgcaagccatcgtgcatctagttatactagggcagccaggctcatccacgtctggatattcgaagtgtagagtttatcctccaGTCTTGGAAAgctgacccatgtgggtgtcggggaattggtttgccctctcgcactggagagcaattagtttaccctctcgcactggagagcatagttggtccctcggggggctcaattcctgcgatgagtccctaagaatggcgcagtcttcttttgaagtgcatgagtgatcaattgttgtaagcatgcagtcgagctaagttgtgattacttctaaattcctcatcgaaaaacgagtgaaacgaacgagaacttagctgtaaggtaggaactgcataacaactggataatcctcGACTTGTAAGGTGATGCCCGTTGAacttcttgagtcttcgggctttgatgtagtgggaggtcacacatggtacttcttcagattgtaggcgctccactacttttcgatctttttatcgtttcatggtggtgagggtgtaattactcttgccgcctattctgctgagcttgtacggaccttcccagatgagatccatctttttggagctttctttgagggcaatgatgaaggcttttcttaggactagatatttgggctggaactgccggatcttggcccttttgttgtagctaaaAAAGAACTACTGCTGGTAAGCTGCGATGCGAGTGATAGTTTGTTCGCACTTTTCCTCTGCCAgatttaagcttgtggccatcttcTTTCAGTTACTCTTCTTTTGATGGTGCGATATGCCTATAGACATCCGGGGAGTTCATCTGGCCAtcttcccttcttgttggtgatggatttcttgaggcagttgaGGATCATCTTTTTGGATGTTTCGGcccgcctattgccttgaggatatctcggcgtTGACATATGTTGTTttatgccatatttttggaagaacttcgccaaatctttacGCACGAATTGCGGGTCGTcgttggtgacgatggattaagggatgccaaatcggtaaatgatgttcctccatatgaagcgctctatgtccgtctgaatcatggttgtcatgggctctgcttctacctatttagtgaagtagtcggttgccacgatcatcatgcatttgcccctagtagtctggctggtgattagctgggaatcagaatgcATATGAAacttagagtgatcgcctgctcgagcattgaacCATTTGGGGTGACAAGAACCACGGCTGCTCGcgaacctttgtagttggatgagCCGTTGACATGTAAATGCtagaaatctccattgagggagtaggtgcggctaaagtgtgctcgactACCTTCGGGGCGTCGTTAGGCTGCTCTGTTGTGTTGTCAAGGCTAGGCGTGAAGGCTCGGCAGGGAGCCGTGAAGCTAgggccatgttacatgtagcaAGAGATGCTTAACTTTCgatattgggccactctagagctgaataatggagtaagggtcggctagggccgtgtgatgcACGGCAGAAGGtagtgctcaactgccggtacatgttgctcctgtGTAGAATCTTCTAGgacgacgaggacaaaacttgtttCTGAGTGTTCATTCCAATGTTCTTCTGCCCTTGATGTGTCTTTTAGGCTGAGTTGTTGTTTTCGTCAGAAAGCTTTGCATCCACTAAGGTCTACTCCTTTATCGTCACACGTCTGGATTCGGCAGAATGGtgcatcatgatgatgactgcgtgcgtttgaaggtaaaacttgagcttttaggttacaacaactattgccaaagttagcttttgaatttctgataacatcaataagagcttttaaactgtggaatacaactaatagcatcgatgagagcttttaaaTTATGGAAtataggtagtcgggcccccagctcttctcgtatgatggtagagcttatttctGCTTCAGATGTGACTACTCGTCCAGTCAGACTTTGAATCTCCTTCAGAGTAGTGGGGaacttcatattcaagatcACCGAacttcgtcccaaagtgcatgcttttctgccagagcgaaagagtctgccagagttagatcttctttcattatcAGTTTTTCGAAtagtgggtggtctgctggaagttctttttggaaggctgctttagctatcgagtcgttacatccgactatttttgccttctctgttttgaacctcctcacatagtctcGAAACGACtcatttgggtttttcttgacgttgaacaaatggtcggacttcttttttatcgagcgatatgatgaatattctttggtgaaaaccaaagaaagttcgttaAAATTCCAGatagattgtggcggcagggtgtataaccaatcttgcgccttgCCTTGTAgaatggtggtgaatatcttgcacataagaccgttgttgtttcgatagaggatcattgcgcttcggtagtgctttaagtgtctctctgggtcttcatcccctttgaaagatgtgaaatgtggcatgctgaactcgcgtggaggctctacCTACTCGATCTTGttcgtgaagggtgacctgcttatgttggtcatgttccgtcgtagtgcctcgtcgatGACCTCATTGCGTTGGAAATtgcgcaatcgcttggtcaaaagtctctctacttcttcctgaatttgtttttgttggggTAACGGAGCTCTCAGTTGCCCCCAAccgtgacttgctggtctaggctgcttttccatgtgtttggcttgtCTATGCcccggatgcagtgcatgtagcgcgttcctagcaggcgagcgagttcttcgcaggctgccggTTGCACTTAAGCCgtattgagtgactgcttctctccatcCTTCgggctgcctactccgatgtgaggtggatgatgctccttgcgggcttagccgtaaatgaacacttcgcctggaaggctgctcatgttgactatcggagtgtgaccctaaccgtgaatgtatgctcgtctgtgggcctagtcgagagtgcacgctcctccgcgctctaagacgggagtatacgctatctcgggggtcCAATCGGGAATGTATACTACCTGAACGCTcggttcgtggctggtcgagtggctgcttaccgggacgctgctggaaaggttctttgtctgcccttgtcctacttcgggacacctcgtctggggcaagttgcatctcggtgcgctgcaagagccagttcaccaaggtcgtctgctgTGTGAGGacgcttgtcaactctatgacttgttgagataagtgttgttctccatttgggttggaagagcttggaaggaatgtgcctccTTGGGCAATGGAAGAGTGGTAGACTCTGGAcatgagatttgagttgggaaatgtcaaattcacggaaaaatatggtgagaatgcccccggctcgatggtaggtccggatggttgagatagttttgggccgacttaggctgcttggaaagccacgggagcagaCTGGGCCGTATGAGCAGGCTGGGCCTCGAGAGCAAGCTGGGTTGCGAGAGTAGGCTGCTcagcgggagcaggctgggccacgggagtgggctgctcggctgGAACAGGCTGGACCACAAGAGTAGGCTGCTCGGAGTGTGATGCACATGGGTGCGAGGTTTGGGCTTGGCTTGGCAACGCGTTGAATTCACGTTAGGcttggagtgacatggcttgggtcgtggccttggtgccgtgagccttggatggcacgacttgggccgtggtgaaggcaccatggacctcgccacgggtgACTACCaaggtagccaccgcggtggttcccgtggtggaaactcgtggtggtgatgctgctccacttattgtcgcatttagcctcacggatctccgcaatcccatttcttgaatattagaattttcacttgtggaattttctaaatttctagccattatatttttcttatacgttttatcaaagaaactttgcaagtaaaaaattctaataataagaacgtatgaaaaatattcaaatggactagaaaataaagaaaaaacctttttgtgcgagagtcttctacgagtatggatttcaactctcaatgaaagcaccaatttgtggatgcaaatttcttcctccttgatcttggacaattttacacctacaaaacaattaacaccttaggttaaggccaagagcctcacgcgcccacgatgaatgggggggctttggccgaagaacctccgatgccaaagttagaatttagagagaaatagtgtttagaaaattttgggatttttgccgaAGTGTTGGaatgagtttttggtgaaaataggaaCCTATTTATAGGGTTAGGCTTGTccattttttgagaagaaatggccggccttaatgGGGATTTTTAGGTTGAAAttgtggtttaattagccaatttattggctaattaacccTAAAGGAATAAATTGGTGGATACCAAATTGATTAATTTGCATAAATGGGATAATATAGAGGGAAAAATGGAAAAAGGTAAAGAGAAAGGATGGTGACCGGTTTTGACTAgctttagggttgaattggatgtatttaGTGGTTAATTGGGTGATAAATTTGgtgattaatgaattaattaggaattaatttattaattagccaattaatctctaTTTTATGGGATAACTTataggttatgaagtaattacctaatgaggatggatgagataaattggaattggttaccttttttggagcatttttgacttggttgaggatgattgtcCGCCGCTCGCGCATAGGAAtctcggtatgcctcaagggtatttttgttctcttttacctaaaaatccacgtgtcgccttgtgattatttttggctccacaaatatACTGTCATTGTCGCTTGGGTGtacaataaattaaaattgtcaCGCATGAGTAGTTAAACATTGACTATAAAGTTGCCATAGTGGACCGTTGTTACCATAGCCAGTCAATTCGAAAAGAGTTTAAAATTGTCACGCATGAGTAATCAAACATCAGACAGTGATTATAAAGTTGCCATAGTGGACTTTTTTTTAGCATTGTCAGCCAAATCTTGAAAAAGAATTGAAGAATCGTCGGTCTGGAATTGTGAGTCAAATCTAGAAAATGATATGAAGAAAAGAATTCTTTGAATGAATGCTCTTGTCGTTGGTTTGGAATGAATAGTACTTTCCTCTGGATCAGTCACATATAATCTTCTCATTGAAAAAATTTCTTTGATGGTATTCTTGTTGAAGAGAGATATATGTTCATGAATTTTACAGAAGGAGTGATTGTTACAACACTTGTTCAAATCGTTCTTCTCATCCGGTGCTGCGCTTCAACGGATAGCATAGCAGCTGACCAAGCCATCAAGGATGGCGAAGTTCTCGTCTCGAGTGGGGAAGTGTTTGAGCTTGGGTTCTTTAGCCCTGGGAAATCCACGAAGCGATACGTTGGAATTTGGTACAAGAAAGATGTAGAAAACAGAGTTGTGTGGGTCGCAAACAGAGACAATCCGGTCAATGACAC carries:
- the LOC103446651 gene encoding G-type lectin S-receptor-like serine/threonine-protein kinase At1g11410, encoding MQLVKRLLNVLVLHLLLVRLCSSLDTIKFDQPVGDGDFLVSKNETFVLGFFSPGTSTNRYVGIWYKFSEDRVVWVANRDNPINGSSGVLSMGSDGNLVLLANTSQGLVRLWSTNVLISSARNDNIFAQILDSGSLVLAQQGSQDVFWQSTDHPTHILLSNMKIGLDRRSGINRFLMCWKSDNDPGTGNVSLRMDLNGSPQLILYKNEAKWWRSGHWNGIQWGGIPAVQRNVVFKINFVNNKDEIAVQWTVLDPSIYSVITIDGMGTLNQLAWQGQQHQWVSLWSAPLDACDSYGKCGQFGNCNPYTNSGFNCTCYPGYEPTSPQDWDLRDGTGGCKRQKGSPSMCRNGEGFVKMKNVKVPDTSSIKLETNLSLEACEVECLRNCSCLAYASADVRNGGTGCMTWYKDLMDTKQFTEGGQDLYIRADAVVFAQYKKKSGAGFSSGKRRLAIILGASISVASLLILAVLCWFRKRSRKERGGQPELLNDPAAFGSRSYEDLPIRKEVDEHRGKTDLPFFDLTTVVAATENFSFANMLGHGGFGMVYKGNLADGQEIAVKRLSRNSGQGVDEFKNEVMLIAKLQHRNLVRLLGCCIDKEERMLIYEYMPNRSLDLFIFDKNRKSSLDWRKRFQIIIGIARGVLYLHQDSRLKIIHRDLKASNVLLDGSMNPKISDFGMARMFGDDQIEANTNRVVGTYGYMSPEYAMDGLYSTKSDVFSFGVLALEIISGRKNNFQFENPSLNLVGQIWDLWTEGKVLDIVDLSLNESYSTHEVMRCIQIGLLCVQEYATDRPTMLDVVFMLGNETTLPHPKKAAFSFKNSCPDCSTSRGASSVNDVTVTVIEAR